Proteins encoded in a region of the Tripterygium wilfordii isolate XIE 37 chromosome 21, ASM1340144v1, whole genome shotgun sequence genome:
- the LOC119988729 gene encoding phosphoenolpyruvate carboxylase, housekeeping isozyme, whose translation MAANRNLEKLASIDAQLRLLVPGKVSEDDKLVEYDALLLDRFLDILQDLHGEDLKETVQEFYELSAEYEGKHDPKKLEELGSVITSLDPGDSIVIAKSFAHMLNLANLAEEVQIAYRRRIKLKKGDFADENSAITESDIEETLKRLVVELKKSPEEVFDALKNQTVDLVFTAHPTQSIRRSLLQKHARIRNCLTQLYAKDITPDDKQELDEALQREIQAAFRTDEIRRTPPTPQDEMRAGMSYFHETIWKGVPKFLRRVDTALKNIGINERVPYNAPLIQFSSWMGGDRDGNPRVTPEVTRDVCLLARMMAANLYYSQIEDLMFELSMWRCSDELRVRAEMLQQNSKRDAKHYIEFWKQVPPSEPYRVILGDLRDKLYETRERSRHLLAHGYSDIPEETTLINVEQFLEPLELCYRSLCACGDRSIADGSLLDFLRQVSTFGLSLVRLDIRQESDRHTDVMDAITKHLDIGSYRDWSEEKRQEWLLSELSGKRPLFGPDLPKTEEISDVLDTFHVIAELPSDNFGAYIISMATAPSDVLAVELLQRECHVKQPLRVVPLFEKLADLEAAPAALSRLFSIDWYRNRINGKQEVMIGYSDSGKDAGRFSAAWQLYKAQEELIKVAKQYGVKLTMFHGRGGTVGRGGGPTHLAILSQPPDTIHGSLRVTVQGEVIEQSFGEEHLCFRTLQRFTAATLEHGMHPPVSPKPEWRALMDEMAVIATEEYRSIVFNEPRFVEYFRLATPELEYGRMNIGSRPSKRKPSGGIESLRAIPWIFAWTQTRFHLPVWLGFGAAFKFIIQKDIRNLHMMQEMYNSWPFFRVTIDLVEMVFAKGDPGIAALYDKLLVSEDLWVFGEKLRSNYEETKSLLLQVAGHRDLLEGDPYLKQRLRLRDSYITTLNVCQAYTLKRIRDPNYHVKVRPHISRDIMESSKPADELVKLNPMSDYAPGLEDTLILTMKGVAAGLQNTG comes from the exons GTTCAAGAGTTTTATGAGCTTTCTGCTGAGTATGAAGGTAAGCATGATCCAAAGAAGCTTGAGGAGCTTGGGAGTGTCATTACCAGTCTGGATCCTGGTGACTCAATTGTCATTGCTAAATCTTTCGCACACATGCTTAACTTGGCAAACTTGGCCGAGGAGGTTCAGATTGCTTACCGCAGAAGGATCAAGTTGAAGAAGGGTGACTTTGCTGATGAGAATTCTGCAATTACTGAATCGGACATTGAAGAAACTTTGAAGAGGCTTGTGGTCGAACTGAAGAAGTCTCCTGAGGAAGTTTTTGATGCTCTGAAGAATCAGACTGTGGATCTGGTGTTTACTGCTCACCCTACTCAATCAATCCGTAGATCTTTGCTTCAGAAACATGCAAG GATAAGGAATTGTCTAACCCAATTGTATGCAAAAGACATTACCCCAGATGATAAGCAGGAGCTTGATGAAGCTCTACAAAGAGAG ATTCAAGCTGCATTTCGAACAGATGAGATTCGAAGAACCCCTCCTACTCCACAAGATGAGATGAGGGCAGGAATGAGCTATTTCCATGAGACAATTTGGAAGGGTGTCCCTAAATTCTTGCGCCGTGTTGATACAGCTTTGAAGAACATAGGGATTAATGAGCGTGTACCTTATAATGCTCCCCTTATTCAATTTTCTTCTTGGATGGGTGGTGATCGTGATG GTAATCCAAGGGTCACTCCTGAAGTCACTAGGGATGTTTGTTTATTGGCTAGAATGATGGCTGCTAATTTATATTACTCCCAAATCGAAGATCTGATGTTCGAG TTGTCCATGTGGCGTTGCAGTGACGAGCTTCGTGTCCGTGCTGAAATGCTCCAGCAGAACTCAAAGCGAGATGCAAAGCACTACATAG AATTTTGGAAGCAAGTTCCTCCAAGCGAACCTTACCGCGTGATTCTTGGTGATTTGAGGGATAAGCTATATGAAACACGTGAACGTTCTCGTCATTTACTAGCTCATGGCTACTCTGACATCCCAGAAGAGACAACTTTAATAAATGTTGAGCAG TTCTTGGAACCTCTTGAACTCTGTTATAGATCACTTTGTGCTTGTGGTGATCGGTCAATTGCTGATGGAAGTCTTCTTGATTTCTTGAGGCAAGTCTCTACGTTTGGATTGTCACTTGTGAGACTTGATATTAGACAAGAGTCAGACCGTCACACTGATGTCATGGATGCTATCACAAAGCACTTGGACATTGGTTCTTATCGGGACTGGTCCGAAGAAAAGCGGCAGGAATGGCTTTTGTCCGAACTCAGTGGCAAGCGCCCGTTGTTTGGCCCTGATCTTCCGAAAACTGAAGAAATTTCTGATGTATTGGACACCTTTCATGTCATAGCAGAACTACCATCTGATAATTTTGGTGCGTACATCATCTCAATGGCTACTGCACCTTCTGATGTGCTTGCGGTGGAGCTCCTGCAACGGGAATGCCATGTGAAGCAACCATTAAGAGTTGTTCCACTGTTTGAGAAGCTTGCAGATTTGGAAGCTGCTCCTGCTGCCTTATCTCGGCTGTTCTCAATAGATTGGTACAGAAATCGGATCAATGGAAAGCAAGAAGTCATGATTGGGTACTCAGATTCCGGTAAAGATGCTGGACGATTCTCTGCTGCTTGGCAGTTATATAAGGCACAGGAGGAGCTTATAAAGGTTGCTAAACAATACGGTGTTAAGCTAACCATGTTCCATGGTCGTGGTGGAACTGTTGGCAGAGGAGGTGGTCCCACTCATCTTGCTATCTTATCTCAGCCACCAGACACTATTCATGGATCACTGCGTGTCACTGTTCAAGGTGAAGTTATTGAGCAATCCTTTGGAGAGGAGCACTTGTGCTTCAGAACACTTCAGCGTTTCACAGCTGCCACGCTTGAGCATGGTATGCATCCCCCAGTTTCACCAAAACCAGAATGGCGTGCATTGATGGATGAGATGGCTGTTATTGCCACAGAGGAGTACCGCTCTATTGTTTTTAATGAGCCACGATTTGTCGAGTATTTCCGCCTT GCCACACCAGAGTTGGAGTATGGAAGGATGAACATTGGAAGTCGTCCTTCAAAGCGCAAGCCAAGTGGTGGTATTGAATCTCTTCGTGCAATCCCATGGATTTTCGCTTGGACGCAGACAAGATTTCATCTCCCAGTGTGGTTAGGTTTTGGAGCAGCATTTAAGTTTATCATTCAGAAGGATATTAGGAATCTTCATATGATGCAAGAGATGTACAATTCATGGCCTTTCTTTAGGGTCACCATCGATCTAGTTGAAATGGTTTTCGCCAAGGGAGACCCCGGTATAGCTGCCTTGTACGACAAGCTCCTTGTTTCCGAAGACCTTTGGGTATTTGGGGAGAAGTTGAGGTCCAACTATGAAGAAACCAAGAGCCTTCTCCTCCAG GTTGCTGGACACAGAGATCTTCTTGAAGGAGACCCCTACTTGAAACAAAGACTCAGGCTTCGTGATTCATACATCACAACCCTCAACGTTTGCCAGGCCTACACTCTAAAACGTATCCGCGATCCAAACTACCATGTGAAGGTTCGTCCTCATATCTCCAGGGACATCATGGAATCAAGCAAACCTGCGGATGAACTTGTGAAGCTGAATCCAATGAGCGATTACGCCCCCGGTTTGGAGGACACCCTAATCTTAACCATGAAGGGTGTTGCTGCTGGCCTGCAGAACACCGGTTAA